A genomic segment from Syntrophotalea acetylenivorans encodes:
- a CDS encoding NADH:flavin oxidoreductase, which produces MATLFEKTSIKNLDMRNRFVRSATWEGMADEQGAPTPELNQLMADLAQGEVGLIISGHAYVSPEGQASPWQMGAHDPELLPKLTLMPKAVHAAGGRIALQLAHAGVYGIVPEGTIGPSAIADHEGKNCQAMTSEDIQRIVAAFADGASLAKQAGFDAVQIHAAHGYLLSQFLSPHYNRREDEYGGSLENRARIVLEVLAAVRQAVGEDYAVLIKLNSDDFIDGGLTTEDMLQIAEFLEPAGIDAIEISGGTIWGPSQYHAVRMAPEALTHKAYYRKAARLCKAFVRVPVILVGGIRSLGVAEELLTEGAADFIALCRPLIREPDLIKRWASGDQEPSGCQSENACFGPILAGKGISCVLK; this is translated from the coding sequence ATGGCAACCTTGTTTGAGAAAACCTCGATCAAAAACCTGGATATGCGTAATCGCTTTGTACGGTCGGCAACCTGGGAGGGAATGGCCGATGAACAGGGGGCGCCAACTCCCGAATTAAATCAATTGATGGCCGACCTGGCCCAGGGTGAAGTCGGGCTGATCATCAGCGGCCATGCCTATGTAAGCCCAGAGGGGCAGGCCAGCCCTTGGCAAATGGGAGCTCATGACCCGGAACTGCTGCCGAAGTTGACGCTGATGCCGAAGGCGGTCCATGCCGCAGGGGGGCGCATTGCCTTGCAGTTAGCCCACGCTGGCGTTTACGGGATTGTTCCGGAGGGGACGATCGGTCCCTCGGCTATTGCCGACCATGAAGGGAAAAACTGCCAGGCGATGACCAGCGAAGATATTCAGCGAATCGTAGCCGCTTTTGCCGATGGCGCTAGTTTGGCTAAGCAGGCCGGTTTCGATGCGGTACAGATTCATGCGGCCCATGGCTATCTGCTCAGCCAGTTCCTTTCTCCCCATTACAATCGCCGTGAGGATGAGTATGGCGGCAGCCTGGAAAACCGTGCTCGAATAGTGCTGGAGGTGTTGGCCGCGGTTCGCCAGGCGGTAGGTGAAGATTATGCCGTGTTGATCAAACTCAATTCCGACGATTTCATCGATGGTGGTTTGACCACAGAAGACATGCTTCAGATAGCGGAATTCCTTGAACCAGCCGGTATCGATGCCATCGAAATCAGCGGCGGAACCATCTGGGGGCCGAGTCAATACCATGCGGTGCGTATGGCCCCGGAAGCCCTGACTCACAAAGCTTATTATCGCAAGGCGGCCAGGCTTTGCAAGGCCTTTGTGCGGGTTCCGGTGATACTGGTGGGCGGGATTCGCTCTCTGGGCGTTGCGGAAGAACTGCTGACAGAGGGAGCCGCCGATTTTATCGCCCTGTGCAGGCCGCTGATTCGCGAACCGGATCTGATCAAGCGCTGGGCTTCGGGCGATCAGGAACCGAGCGGCTGCCAATCTGAAAATGCCTGCTTCGGGCCGATTTTGGCCGGCAAGGGAATCTCCTGTGTCCTCAAGTAA